From Patescibacteria group bacterium, the proteins below share one genomic window:
- a CDS encoding DUF5679 domain-containing protein has translation MDEKIEGHCMKCKTKREMKDVEVVEMRPGTKAAKGKCTVCGCGMYKILPKNKAA, from the coding sequence ATGGATGAAAAGATTGAAGGTCATTGCATGAAATGCAAGACCAAGAGGGAGATGAAGGATGTTGAAGTCGTAGAGATGCGCCCAGGCACGAAAGCTGCCAAGGGCAAGTGCACCGTCTGCGGTTGCGGCATGTACAAGATTCTTCCGAAAAACAAAGCAGCGTAA